From Pieris rapae chromosome 3, ilPieRapa1.1, whole genome shotgun sequence, a single genomic window includes:
- the LOC111002704 gene encoding lanC-like protein 3, translated as MYKLLKNSFTARLFRTLVSATSFGLKMVRHFPNPYEDYQPGLELVNKDEVIKNIEENVGVITKRLQPSPRTVDGGLYVGTTGVSYMFYYLSRNPLLSDKKVYFLEKSLEYLQPALETSAGDKTSFLLGDAGSYALATIIKKETGDDLFKEYLKKYKSLFSLYLSQNFLKCGGDEFFVGRAGYLAGALWISRELKIPVFTNNELYKICNVMVASGKEYSKNHKSPCPLMYHYYNTQYLGAAHGISFILQMLLTVPGYLEHDKSAAQDIKASIDYILSLQTTEGNWPCCMEEIGMAEHKLIHWCHGAPGIVYLMAKAYLVYKDQKYLNACKKSAELVWQKGLLRKGPGICHGVAGNGMVFLLLYRLTGDDKYLYWATSFASFINTEEFLRDARLPDNPESLYEGTAGTVCYLSDLLVPDKAEFPFQDVFSTYMF; from the coding sequence atgtataagcttttaaaaaatagttttactgCCCGATTATTTAGGACTTTGGTTTCTGCAACATCTTTTGGCCTGAAAATGGTTCGGCATTTTCCAAATCCTTATGAAGATTACCAGCCTGGGCTTGAGCTTGTAAACAAAGacgaagttattaaaaatatagaagaaAATGTAGGAGTTATTACTAAAAGACTGCAACCCTCTCCCCGAACTGTTGATGGAGGACTTTACGTTGGAACTACTGGTGTttcatatatgttttattatttgtcacGAAATCCGTTACTGTCCgacaaaaaagtatatttcttaGAGAAGAGCCTAGAATATCTGCAACCAGCTTTGGAGACTTCGGCAGGCGATAAAACATCATTTTTACTCGGAGACGCTGGTTCTTACGCCTTGgctactattattaaaaaagagacGGGTGATgatttattcaaagaatatcttaaaaaatacaaatctcTCTTTAGCTTATATCTAAGtcaaaattttttgaaatgtgGTGGTGATGAATTTTTTGTTGGTAGAGCAGGATATTTAGCAGGGGCTTTATGGATTAGTCGAGAATTAAAAATTCCTGTGTTTACAAATAATGAGCTTTACAAAATTTGTAATGTTATGGTAGCTTCAGGTAAAGAGTATtctaaaaatcataaaagcCCATGTCCTTTGAtgtatcattattataatacacaatatttagGAGCAGCTCATGGCATTAGTTTTATCCTACAAATGTTGTTGACTGTTCCTGGTTACTTAGAACATGATAAATCTGCTGCTCAAGATATTAAAGCTTCGATAGactatatattatcattacaaACAACAGAAGGTAACTGGCCATGTTGTATGGAAGAAATTGGTATGGCTGAACATAAACTCATACATTGGTGTCATGGAGCACCTGGCATAGTGTATCTCATGGCAAAAGCATATTTAGTGTACAAGGATCAAAAGTATCTAAATGCATGCAAGAAAAGTGCAGAACTAGTTTGGCAGAAAGGACTTCTTCGCAAAGGCCCTGGAATATGTCATGGTGTTGCTGGAAATGGAATggtgtttttgttattataccGACTAACTGGTGATGACAAGTATCTGTACTGGGCCACTTCTTTTGCCAGTTTCATAAATACAGAAGAATTTTTGAGAGATGCAAGATTGCCTGATAATCCTGAAAGCCTTTATGAAGGCACTGCTGGTACAGTGTGTTATTTAAGTGATCTTTTGGTTCCAGATAAAGCTGAATTTCCTTTTCAAGATGTATTTTCCACTTATAtgttctaa
- the LOC111002692 gene encoding glutamate receptor ionotropic, delta-2-like: protein KHISIHSLNYSIHYFTFRYNLQRTASWGYLRNGSFDGLVGALQRKESDIGGTSVFFRKDRSEVIDYVAETWGSRICFIFRHPKHPGGSFAIYARPLVNAVWYSTLGLLLLIATFLYSLLKLNTILRPGGSEDTTPSLTALFVFSALGQQGMSIHRGSTAVKITIFITFMFTLTLYQYYNAMLVSTLLREPPKTIRTLTDLLNSNLKIGVEDVVYNRDYLKRTTDPVAKALYRQKVVTARENNFYPPIKGMELVKSGGFAFHVDTIISYPIMRWSFTESEICEVQEVYMIPPQKMGVILQKRSPYKEHVRLGIRKMLETGVMSRLKAIWDEAKPPCIRTPGTRAFSVNIQEFSTALILLGIGHILALTVLVIENIVFRVNKHSKYI from the exons AAACACATAAGTATACACTCTTTAAATTActcaatacattattttacttttaggtATAATCTCCAACGCACAGCGTCTTGGGGATACTTGCGCAATGGTAGCTTCGATGGGTTAGTAGGTGCTTTACAGAGGAAGGAGTCTGATATTGGAGGAACATCTGTTTTCTTTAGAAAGGATAGATCTGAAGTTATTGACTATGTTGCTGAAACTTGGGGAAGCAG aatTTGCTTCATTTTCCGCCACCCTAAGCATCCGGGCGGTAGTTTTGCGATTTACGCTCGACCTCTTGTTAACGCGGTCTGGTATAGCACGCTTGGACTATTACTACTCATTGCGACTTTCCTCTATAGTCTCCttaaactaaatacaattttaagacCAGGAGGTTCGGAGGATACTACACCATCGCTCACGGCTTTATTTGTGTTTAGTGCTTTAGGACAGCAAG GAATGTCAATACATAGAGGATCAACAGCGGTGAAGATTACGATTTTTATAACCTTTATGTTCACTTTGACATTGTATCAGTACTACAATGCTATGCTTGTGTCAACTTTGTTGCGTGAACCTCCTAAAACAATTCGTACTCTAACAGACCTATTAAACAGCAACCTAAAGATAGGTGTGGAAGATGTAGTCTACAATAGAGATTATCTCAAG cgcACAACCGATCCCGTAGCAAAAGCTCTGTATCGTCAGAAAGTAGTGACTGCAagagaaaacaatttttatccACCCATAAAAGGCATGGAACTAGTTAAGTCAGGAGGCTTTGCTTTCCACGTCGACACGATTATTTCGTACCCCATAATGCGGTGGTCGTTTACGGAGTCCGAGATTTGTGAGGTCCAAGAAGTTTACATGATACCTCCGCAAAAGATGGGGGTTATACTGCAAAAGCGATCACCTTATAAGGAACACGTTAGACTTGG AATAAGGAAAATGTTGGAAACTGGAGTGATGAGCAGATTGAAGGCAATATGGGACGAAGCAAAGCCTCCCTGTATTCGCACACCTGGCACTCGCGCTTTTTCAGTCAACATACAAGAGTTCTCTACTGCACTTATTCTGCTTGGTATCGGACATATTCTTGCTCTTACTGTATTAGTTATTgagaatattgtttttagaGTTAACAaacattctaaatatatttaa